GCCTGTTATGTGGGCAAGCCCGTGGACTTCGCATGCCTTGAGGACGTCAAGAATCTCAATGTAAATTCTTGTTGGAGTCAGGAGCTCGTCTCCTATTGTTTTTGAACTGTCATACGGACATGGATCATGGTAAGAGTAGCCGGATTCCTCAATGATCTTCCTTACCAGAGTGTATCCATTGCTGTGAATGCCTGAACTCGGGATACCTACAATCACATCACCTACGCTGACTTTTCCTCCCTCGACAATCTGGTCTTTCCTGACAATTCCCAGGCATGTACCTGCAAGGTCGAAACCTTTAATTATTCCGGGAAGGGTTGCGGTTTCTCCTCCTACAATGGACATTCTGGAGATTTCTGCGCCTTTTACCAGCCCTTCTCCTATCTGGGCGGCAAAGCCTTCTTCATGCTTTTCCACGGCAAGATAATCTACAAAAGCTACAGGTTCGGCTCCTATGGCCAGAAGGTCATTAACATTCATTGCGATACAGTCTATGCCTACTGTGTTCCAGCGCTGCATTTCGTTTGCAATAAGAACTTTTGAGCCTACTCCATCCGTTGTCAGGGCAAGGGCATATTCTCCGAAGTCAAGAAGCCCTGCATAATGCCCTATTCCTGTAAGGGGGGCTCCTATGCCTTTTCGAACGTAGCTGAGCTTTTCAATAAGTGTTTTGACCGTTTTTTCTTCTTTGGCAATATCTACGCCTGAATCTGCGTATGTTAAGTGCTTTTCGCTCATTTCTACCCCTCCCTGCCTATTTTAAAGCTGTTTTTCAATTCCATTTCCGTTATATAATTCGAATTCATCGTGTAGGGTCTTGACTGCGGCAAATGCATCATCTTCCCGCACAACAAAAGAGATATTGTACTGAGAAGATCCCTGGCTGATCATGATAATATTAATCATAGAATTTCCAAGCGCTCCGAAGACCCGCTTTGCTACGCCTGGAGTCCCTGCCATACCTGCGCCTACGACTGCAACCACGCAAACGTTTCTGTCCGAAGTGATCTCTTTTACGATTTCCCGGTTGAATTCTTCATGGAGAGCTTTTAAAGCGGGCTCTAAATGTGTCTCACTGACCACGAAAGAAATATTGGATTCGGAAGATCCCTGGCTGATCATAACTACATTAACGCCTGCCCTCGCAAGTGCTGTAAAGAGCCTGGCTACAGTTCCGACTGCTCCTGCCATCTCTGCGCCTGCAATATTGATGAGAGCTACGTTTTTGATCAGGCTTACAGCTTTCACAACGTGCCGACACTGAAACTTTTCCGCAACCACGAGTGTGCCAGGTAACTCAGGTTCAAAAGTATTCTTAACCCGCACAGGAATATGTTCACGCATAGCGGGTTCAATCGTGCGCGGGTGCAGTACGTTTGCTCCAAAATAAGAAAGTTCCATGGCTTCGGCGTAAGAAATTTGAGGGATAGTCCTTGCTTCTGGTACGATCCTCGGGTCGGTAGTCATGATTCCGCTCACTTCTTTCCAGAGCCAGATCTCATCGGCTTTCAGGGCTGCACCAAGGATAGAAGCTGAGAAATCAGACCCGCTTCTTCCCAGTGTGGTAATGATCCCGTCCTCATTTTCTCCTATAAATCCTGTAACCACTATAATCTGGGATCCGAGTCTGCATTCAAGTCTCTTTTTCACAAGTTCGTAGGTTTTTTCAAGGGGCCTGGCATTTCCGTAATCTGATGAGGTTATAATCCCTGCTTCTCCACCTGTGAATTCGGTTGATGAAATTCCAAGGGAACGGATAGCTCCTGAAACGATTGGAGCAGCTAGCCGTTCTCCATAAGAGCAGATGTAGTCAATTGACCTTGGTGTAAGCTCACCAAGATAGCAGATCCCGATCAGGGCTTTTTCAAGCTCGTCAATGCGGAGGTCAAGAGTCTGGATAACTTCTTTTGCGACGGTTGGGTCATCAATGGCATCCTTCACGGCTTCGTGGTGTTTATTTGTGATTTCTGTTTTAAACTCCTTCACAAGGGCTATTTTGCCTTTTGTTGAGGCAAAAAGTGCATTTTCCAGAAGCCCATCAGTCACTCCACCGAGCGCCGAGGTTACTACCACAATCTGGTTGCCTTCCTCATGATACCTTTTCAAGAGCTGGGCAACATGACGGATTTTTTTCCCGTCCCCAATAGAAGTTCCTCCAAATTTCATTACAATTTTCATGATCGGACCACGTTTTAACATTAACTGGTAATACTTACATAACTGGTAAAACTCACATAACTAGGAATGCTCACACAATTTACTTAAACTGATAATTTAGTTTTAACTTTCCTCATTATTCGGATAAGAATGAATAATAGTCCGGAAATTCTACAGGTCTATAAAGTATATCTCAACAAAATAATTCTTTGTAGAGAGCTATATGCCAGCTCTTTTGCCATTTATATATTATGCTGAGAAGCTGTGTGTATAGGATATGGATACTATATTATAATGTTTGTGTAAAATGAGTTTAGAAATTAAATTTCTGGATAAACAGAAAAACCTGCTGACAAATGTTCTGTAAATTTCGGTTACAGGCATCTGGTAGAAAACAATATATTCAATTCCCGAGATGAATGACTAAAACAGTTGGAGACAGGTGAAGTAATGAAATACGCTGTACTTATAGGAGACGGAATGGCTGATTACCCTATAGAGAAACTGGGCGGAAAGACCATTCTCCAGGCAGCTCGAACCCCTGCTATGGATTATATTGCTGCTCACGGGAAAGCCGGGCATGCAAAAACTATACCTGAAGGTTTTCCCCCAGGAAGCGATGTCGCAAATATGTCTATTCTCGGGTACGATCCGGCGGTGTATTACTCTGGTCGGGCTCCTCTGGAAGCTGCCAGCATGGGTGTGGCTCTTGCACCTGATGATGTGGCTTTCAGATGCAATCTTATTACTATTGAGCATGGAAGAATAAAAGATTACAGCGCAGGGCATATCAGCAGTGAAGAAGCTAAGATTCTCATTGAGACACTTGACGCGGAACTCGGCACAGATGAGTTGAGTTTTTACCCGGGAATCAGCTACAGGCACCTGATGGTTGCCAGAAAGAACCTGGGGGCTGAAACGGATTGTACTCCTCCTCATGACATTACAGGAAAGAAAATTGATAAATATCTGCCCAGAGGAAAGGATGGAGCCTTCTTTTCCGACCGGATCAAAGCGTCTATGATTGTGCTTGAACTGCACCCCGTTAATCTGAAAAGGGTTGAAGGAGGCAAGAATCCTGCAAACTCCATTTGGGTCTGGGGTCAGGGACATGCTCCAGAGTTTACTCCGTTTCAAGAATTGTATGGGAAAACCGGGGCAATAATTTCAGCAGTCGATCTTTTGAAAGGCATTGGAATTTATGCAGGTCTGGATGTAATTGAAGTTGAGGGAGCAACGGGTTATCTGGATACTAATTACGAAGGGAAGGCAAATGCTGCAATTGAGGTTCTTAAAACCAAGGACCTTGTTTTTGTCCACGTGGAAGCTCCGGATGAAGCCGGACATGAGGGAAGTGTTGATAAAAAACTAAAAGCTGTCGAAGACTTCGATAGCCGAATAGTAGCTCCTATCCTCAAGCATGCCCAGACTTCAGACGAGCCCTTTACAATTCTCATACTGCCTGATCATCCAACTCCAATTTCCATAAAGACTCACACTCAAGACCCGATTCCCTTTGCA
This region of Methanosarcina flavescens genomic DNA includes:
- a CDS encoding aspartate kinase; translated protein: MKIVMKFGGTSIGDGKKIRHVAQLLKRYHEEGNQIVVVTSALGGVTDGLLENALFASTKGKIALVKEFKTEITNKHHEAVKDAIDDPTVAKEVIQTLDLRIDELEKALIGICYLGELTPRSIDYICSYGERLAAPIVSGAIRSLGISSTEFTGGEAGIITSSDYGNARPLEKTYELVKKRLECRLGSQIIVVTGFIGENEDGIITTLGRSGSDFSASILGAALKADEIWLWKEVSGIMTTDPRIVPEARTIPQISYAEAMELSYFGANVLHPRTIEPAMREHIPVRVKNTFEPELPGTLVVAEKFQCRHVVKAVSLIKNVALINIAGAEMAGAVGTVARLFTALARAGVNVVMISQGSSESNISFVVSETHLEPALKALHEEFNREIVKEITSDRNVCVVAVVGAGMAGTPGVAKRVFGALGNSMINIIMISQGSSQYNISFVVREDDAFAAVKTLHDEFELYNGNGIEKQL
- a CDS encoding cofactor-independent phosphoglycerate mutase, producing the protein MKYAVLIGDGMADYPIEKLGGKTILQAARTPAMDYIAAHGKAGHAKTIPEGFPPGSDVANMSILGYDPAVYYSGRAPLEAASMGVALAPDDVAFRCNLITIEHGRIKDYSAGHISSEEAKILIETLDAELGTDELSFYPGISYRHLMVARKNLGAETDCTPPHDITGKKIDKYLPRGKDGAFFSDRIKASMIVLELHPVNLKRVEGGKNPANSIWVWGQGHAPEFTPFQELYGKTGAIISAVDLLKGIGIYAGLDVIEVEGATGYLDTNYEGKANAAIEVLKTKDLVFVHVEAPDEAGHEGSVDKKLKAVEDFDSRIVAPILKHAQTSDEPFTILILPDHPTPISIKTHTQDPIPFAIYRTDNKESDGVQTFDEDSAKKGSLGLVKASNLIGMLVKAK
- the purM gene encoding phosphoribosylformylglycinamidine cyclo-ligase, whose protein sequence is MSEKHLTYADSGVDIAKEEKTVKTLIEKLSYVRKGIGAPLTGIGHYAGLLDFGEYALALTTDGVGSKVLIANEMQRWNTVGIDCIAMNVNDLLAIGAEPVAFVDYLAVEKHEEGFAAQIGEGLVKGAEISRMSIVGGETATLPGIIKGFDLAGTCLGIVRKDQIVEGGKVSVGDVIVGIPSSGIHSNGYTLVRKIIEESGYSYHDPCPYDSSKTIGDELLTPTRIYIEILDVLKACEVHGLAHITGSGLLKLRRVTKLGFNFYDPLEPQEIFKFLQKEGGVEDLEMYRTFNMGMGFLIILPEKDAAKAVEITGGKIVGKIVESGIRVKDLVIE